The following is a genomic window from Pseudochaenichthys georgianus chromosome 9, fPseGeo1.2, whole genome shotgun sequence.
AGCAGGGCAGAGGGGTGGGAGGAGGAAACGGGTGGCTATGAAAGGATTTTAGCAATAAGATCAGTGtgcaagaaaaagaaagaagggAGGTAAAGATGTGGGGGCAAGAGGGGAGGGGAACCAGGGGGCACCCTGAAACAAAGGGAGgtacagggaggaggtgaacAATTTGGGAGAAGAAAATAAGGGAGGGAAGGATGAGCAGAATAAAAGCCTTAGTCGTGGGCGTGTTGAGACAAGAGGAAAGCAGAGGGCCAAAGCAAGGGCAGTAGGGGCGCAGTATAGGGACACACACtccacacgcacacaaacacaccacacacacactccacacgCACACAATTTGCCACATATAAAAGGAACACATCTATCTTCCATCACACAAGCCTGCTTTGCCTCGTAAAGCTCTGAATGAAGGAAGACAATAGCCATAATAGGAACTGACACATTGAAAATGAAAAGTCAAGTCTATTGAGGCAGCTTGTCCCTTTCTAAATCCAGTTTCCTGAATGGCTGTCTTTCTGTTTACCATCACTATCCTGACCTGTGTTTAATGCTATTAGAGCTGGAGTCGACGGTTTAGCTTCCAGGCTCTGTGACGTCTTCAAACTCTCCTCTGGCTCCGATTAAATGTTACTTTCTCCAGTGGAGGTTTATCAATTCTTAACCGGAAACCAGCTTTGTGGAAACTATTTCAACTATCAACCCAACATTTATTTCTGGCTTTCCAGCAGGCCTGTAAAATACTATTTACCACATATTTATGGTTACACATATTTAGATACATCCCTGCAGGAGTTATTACCCAACATACTGTAACAGGGAGCAAAATATTTCCTTGGAACTTGATCATCAGCTTTTGTATTATGTTGCAAGAATCTTTTTCTGCATAAATCATAGCTCTGTTAGTCTGCTTGCCCTCACACATATTCCATGGAGCTCAGACTGTTAATCTTTTACTGACAGTCTCGAGTTCACAACGAACTAATGTCACACTTGGAGACATGCAACACTGTTACATGatcaaataaaacacaatatttaaatgatgccAACCCTACTATAAGCTTTTTGCCCAACTATCAAAACCACAACATCTAAATTGTATTGGCTTGTTTTTACAGAGTTCCTCCCTGCAGCTATAATATTGTATCTGTATTTAAAGTCAGATAATGTATACTAGATCTCCTCATGGGTGCTGTACAGTAGGTGTTGTTTTCCAATAAAGGTCAGAGCCAGATTGTGTTCCCTGCCGCTCTTTGTTTCCACAGATATCAAGGCAGATAATACAGATGGGTGTATTCCACCTATAATCACAGCACCTTTTCCCAGATCAACTAAGCTCTTAGGGACACAAGTAACTGACACATCAATGCAAACTGTAAGGTCACACGGCAGCATGACTAgagatgaaatggagttttttctttttatttgtaGAACAATACAAAAGTTGCAGTATTTCTTATGACAGTAACTGAACTTTGAGATGAttatattgttttttaaacacatgctTACTCTCATGATGTACCTATACTGTATGCACAGTATGCAacataagtaaaaaataaagcTGCTAACAGTACAGTGCTGTTGCTGCTAGGAACTGAAATGTCTACAGCTTGAAAGTATTTCCATAATTCTGATAATGAGTACAGCTAccagcaaggcaaggcaagtttatttatatagcacttttcaacgcaaggcaattcaaagtgctttacaaaaaaaatgaaagacattaagcattaaaaaagaaaagctaataaaataaacattaaggaaaaatacatggataaaagttacagtgcagcagATAAATACTTTAAAAAACTCTATTGAGGATATAACCTTTTGTACTGATACATTAATGTAGACAATGTCCTTCTCAGGTATGGCAGCTCTGGACGGCCGTGCTTCTGGGAAAATGGGTTTGCGGGCAGTTGTGTATTACACCACCACCACTGTTATTGCTGTGTTCATTGGTATCGTCATGGTGCTCATTATTCATCCTGGACAAGGATCAAAGGATGAGTTCACCAACCAGCAGCAGATTGAGCAGATCAGCCCTGCTGACGCCTTCCTGGACTTGATCAGGTACACACAGATTTATGGGACAACAAAACACAGTCACAAGAGAACTCCGGTACACTTATTCTGGCCCAAATAGtctatatattgtttttttagAAAATGTCTATTTGTTATTTGTAAATCCTAATAAAAATGTACCTATTTTCTATTTCTCTAGAAATATGTTTCCCCCTAACCTTGTGGAGGCTTGCACCAAACAGGTAACCCTCTCACCACATCCATTCTTTATCTTTTTCCTTCAGTTACATAATGATTTGTTTCTAAATGATCTTGCTTAAGCCCATTAAAGTAAACATGCTACTATGATTAAGCCTCTCAGATACAGGGTATTGCCATTGTCATTCATGTGAACTTTAAACTACTTACTGGAGATCTCTGTTACACTGGAAATTAAATTATTAAGCAACTAAATCTGAATTTGCCATCATTATCAAAGCATATCACATGTCCTGTACCCATGCTTACACAGCTGAGATGCTAACTAAGGCCACTTCAACCTCCTTATTCAAACAGATCTTAATATACAACAAGTTAGATATAGGATATCTTTAAAAAGTCAAATATAGTTCTTAAATAAAAGCATGCATATACATGTTATTGCAAAAGGATTAATCACTGTTTAACCCATTTGTCTTTGCAGTTTAAGACACAGTATGCCAAGAGAATAGTCCATGTGAAAATGACTGTGAACGACACCATATTCACACTTAATGGTAGCAAGATGACCCGGGAGGAGATGATCCCGGTGCCTGTAGCGGTCAATGGAGTCAATGCTCTTGGCCTGGTTGTGTTCTCCATCTGCTTCGGTCTGATCATCTCGAACATGGGGGAGCAGGGGCGGCCCCTCAAGGACTTCTTTGACTGTCTTAATGAAGCCATCATGAGGCTGGTTGCCATAATCATGTGGTATGGATGGATGAATAAGGCTAACGTAAAATAAAATGCTGGATCTGGATTACAAATTCATAACATTACTCATCGATCCTCAGGTATGCCCCCATCGGTATCCTGTTCCTGATCGCTGGTAAGATCGTGGAGATGGATGACATCTCATCCATGGGCGGACAGCTGGCCATGTACACTGTGACGGTCATGTGTGGCCTGCTCGTTCACGCCCTCTTCGTCTTGCCAACACTTTACTTCCTCGTAACCAGGAAGAACCCATTTGTTTTCATCGGTGGGTTGCTGCAGGCGCTCATCACCGCTCTGGGAACATCCTCAAGGTATGTGGTTGTGTTATCTAACTTAAGACCAACtaaaaacttcacagactgAAAGGTCAAGGTAGAATGTATTATAATCTTCCTTAATACAATGTAATACTTCAATACTGGACGACAAAAAGTATTTAATTGCCCAAAAAATACTCTAATaatgtattttacattttcctgaTATTATGCATTTAAAAACGGCAATAGTTGCTTTGTTAAATTATTACTAGAGTAGTGATTTTAGACTTAGTATGTTGTCAGCCTTCTTGATGCTTAAACCCACACGTGGTCAGATGAGAGTCATAAAGAGGTGGTTGATTATTCATAATAGGCTATGTCtctgtgttgctgttttttttttttaatccatcCTCTCCCTATATCCTTCCTAAGCTCTGCCACATTGCCCATTACTTTTAAATGCCTGGAGGAAAATAACAAGGTGGACAAGCGTGTGACCCGTTTCGTGCTCCCTGTTGGTGCCACCATAAACATGGATGGAACAGCTCTGTATGAAGCCCTGGCTGCCATCTTTATTGCTCAGGTCAACAATTATAACCTTGACTTTGGACAGATTCTCACCATCAGGTAAGTTATATACAGAGCACCTGCATCACAATCTACAGTATGCTATTTCAACCTAAATGAATGAACTTTAAGGTGGATTCAACAATCCAATCCAATACACttcttgtcaaatgtattgaatgtCTGCATACCTGTCCATTTTGTGTCTATGACCCTATCAACAGGGTCCATACATAGCCTTGGCTATGTATTTCTCATCTATAATGGAGAAATAAACAATACACAATATTAGTCAAGCAATAAGGTAACAGGGTGTCTTACATGCCTGAGCACATTTCAGGAAAAAGGCCATGGGTATACAAAGATACACATATACAAAGAAAATGGGAGTGAGATGGTGGGGGAAAGTTTCTTTTAATATTCCTTTCAATTATCAAAATGTTTTCTCTAAAATTGCTGAATCCGGCATTAAGAGAACCTGAGAAGACTTGATCCAGTAAACTATGCCTGGAACTGCTCTGGAATATTTCTAGTACTGGTACATTCGTCTTTAATTAAGTCAAGAGATATTGCTTAACCAAATGAAGCATCTCAAAGCCTCaaatccaaaatggtggaatgagctccccattgacatcaggtcaggacagcagaaagcttacacatcttccggcacagactgaaaactcatctctttcgactccccttcgagcgatagaattactaacaaagcactataTACTAagaaaggactggcttatctaaaacctgttgagtagcacttgaaatgttttggctctatgaaatctgatgtacttatatgattctgttttcttcaagtttgtatcttcttggtcgaatgcacttattgtaagtcgttttggataaaagcgtcagctaaatgcaatgtaatgtaatgttgcaGCTTTTTGACCAGGGATTGATGGCGGATAGTATTTCAGCCAAATGCATGATTTACAAGTGACCCTCTTTAATCATAATaccaaggaggggttggagttCAATAAAGGGACCTGTCTTTCAAAGTTTCACTGAAAATGAatgaaaattaaaaaaaaatgttgcacTTTTTTCCCAACAGTATCACAGCCACAGCAGCCAGTATCggagcagctggaatccctcaGGCAGGACTGGTCACCATGGTGATAGTGCTAACGTCTGTAGGCCTTCCCACTGACGACATCTCGCTCATCATCGCTGTTGATTGGTTCTTGTAAGTGTCTGATATATAGAGGCAGAGCATCCAACGAAAAtgaacacacaaaaaaaacattcgGTTAGCATTTTATAGAAACTGGTAAATGCTATTCATATAAGATAAGTTAGTTAAGAGGGTTGAGGTAACATCATGAATATGAAATCCATTATCCCTCCCATAGCGAGGGAATTCACAGGGTAACAGCGAAGGTACAGGGAAGACAATATAAACGCAAGTGCTAGAAGCCagtaaaaacaataatacataATACAATGTTCATATTGCATATGAGCAGTGTGATTGCAAAACTCTGTTATGTTACAGTAGTTCAAGAATTATTCAGTATGAGTTCAATTAAACTCCTCCCAGGGGGATTTTACTGGGTAAAAAGGGATCAAATTGGTGTGCTCTGCACTATGAGTGGATTAGAGGAGAGCTTGCAGAGACACTCCCATCACATTCCTCGTCCCCCTATCCATCTGTTTTTATTCAGTCGGGGTCCAAACCCAGTGCAAAGCCTTCTCCTCTTATCCACCGCCTGTGTGCTTCATGTGGTTTCAAGATTGCCTGGAGCGATTAAAACCATTCAGTTTACTCATCATCATTTTTGGTTCACACACATTTAGAATAGAAGaatagaattgggagggatgaaaccctctttaatggtcacacatgcagagcacacagcacacacagtgaaatgtggcctctgcttttaacccatcctagtaccaggagtctagtactaggagcagtgggcagctactgtacagcgcccggggagcagtgggagtgaggggggaaggggggtatctggtgccttgctcaagggcacatgTAGATTTAATTTTCTACATCCAAAATAAATTGTTTGATATTTCATACTGATTGTCTTCCTTCGTCGTTTTGTCTTCCCTTCATGTTGTcttgtttcatgtgtttttgtcTTGTTCCAACTTGTTTTGTGTTGTTTAATCTTTATAAGTCCTGTTTCATCTTGTTGTGTCTCGTTTCATCTCGTTATGACATGGTTCATCTTGTTTCATCTTGTCTTCTCCCTGCCACCTGTCCTCACCTGTTCACTGTCTTTCCTCAGAGACCGACTGCGCACCATGACCAATGTCCTTGGAGACTCCATCGGTGCAGGTATAGTGGAGCACCTGTCTCGCCACGAGTTGCAGAAGAAGGACCCTGAGGTGGGAAACTCGGTGGTGGAGGAGGCAGACAAGAAGCCGTACCAGCTAATCTGCCAGGAGAATGAGTATGAGAATGAGAGACCTGCTGACAGCGAGACCAAGATGTAGATTGTTGTTCAGGCTGCTTACATTCTTAGGAAAACAATTGCACTGCATTGAACCACGTTCTCAAACTAAGCCCTACTTAATTTGAATACCTTTGTCTCTCAAGTGTGGAGGGACCAAATTAAATTGATCTACAGCTAGAATATATTTCAACCAAGATGAGTTATACTTATGTGTGTGAGCTTCCCAGACAGATGGTTCACTGTTGCTTTGTTTTTTCTAAAAATGTGTATTATGATGTTTCCTAAGAGTACTATGTGTTTCTGCCATAGGGTGACAGCTATTTACTATTAAAGCAATAATGAATTACTCTTTAGCTTAGCCTTGTTGCTCTGTGGCCTGCACGCCATATCCAGCTCCTCTCAGAACTGTGACGACTGATCTCCCCCACTAGAGGCCAGTACTGCTGTGAGTCTTAACACTGCAGCAGATTACCGCCCAAACTTGACTTTTTCTGGCTTTAAAATTGTTGCTTTTGTTTTGCTTGAGTGGTGATGTATGTAGGTGAAATGGTTGTGAAAAATCTGTTTGGAAACTGATGGGAAAAGTGCTTGATACCATGCACATATGGACCATGTCCACTTTTTGGGGGAAAAGGGCTGCTTATTTGCAAACTTCTGTATAGACATTAGTGGCTTTATTTTCTACGATTTGGTGGAGGGAttatgtaggcctactgtaatTCATCCTAAAACACACATACCTGTCCAACACAGGaagtgctacacttttcagaATATTTTGGCAACTATCTAACCCCTTTTTGTGACACATACTGCTCAAACCAATCATTTCAATCATAAAGACTGGCAAACCAAAATCACTCAGCCGTGTTTTTACCTGTACATTTGATCAACTTAGAATGTAAACTGTAATAATATCAAGATatcaaccaaaaaaaaaaaacaccaaatattatttttaaatgtgggTAGTTTCATCAAAATCATACCTGCCCATGCCCGGAAAAAATATTGCTAACCCGTACATTAGTACTGCTAAAAAAGTAAAATAGTGATTTTTGTATTATTGAAATCATAATTTTGATTGTGAGTTTACCCTATAACATGGGGATTTAACTCAAAATGATGTGTTGAAACATTCACATGTCAGTACGAACTATTGTTTTGTATTAAATTAGTAAACCAGGTATTCAGTAGGCTGAATATATACTTTTCTAATACTTTTTTCCCCAAATCAGACTCTTTAGATAACTAAATctaatgttttatttcatttgatTAAATATCAACGCATGTTGTAAAGTAACACATTTGAGTTATTTTCTAATCTTTTTGTATCTAACTTTTAGGCTTACTTGAAAATATTAAGTATATACATTAAAAATGCAACATTTATATAATCTTTGCTTTGTATAGAAGATTATTTTGAATATACTGTGCTTGTATAGAGAAATGTAGATAAACATGTACATTCATTGTAGATTTAAATTGTAAAAGGTTCTTTGAGGATTTTGTATGTAAAGAAATTGTTACAATGCTCTTGCCTAAAGATCAAAACTAACAATCCCTCTAGTTCCTTTTACAAATGCAAAACTGGCTGATTTAATTAAAGGACCAATTGTTATGTTACCTGTATGAACTTGAGGAAATTAAATAGTTCCTTTGTTTACAGTTGCAGGTGTCTCTTTTGATATGAATGTTTCACACATTAATTCATATGtgcctgcaaacacacacacacacacacacacacacacacacacacacacacacacacacacacacacacacacacacacacacacacacacacacacacacacacacacacacacacacacacacacacacacacaaacgcacactcaaacacacacacatttgaacaATATTTGTAGTTCTATCTTGCATGGATTTTTATCAATAAAATTTGTAATCCGTTTTTGTATCTTTTTCATTATTATAATAGTTATCTGAAATACGTGTGAATTCTAAAATCAGCCTATAAGCCTTTGTTTATGTGTCAAtgattatatgtatttaatgtttaaaattcTTATTTAATCCTTGTTTGGCATCCTCCCGGATTAGCTAGAATCTAGGTAATCCGGGAGGATGCaatgtttaaaacatttctaaaaTGTTGTCATCGTTGTCCATTATTTTATCCTATTTTGTTGGTTTACTGTACTCATCTATTGCATGTGTGTCCACTCCAACCATCCTCAATTGCTATTTTGAGGTTTCTTACTTTTTTATCCCGTTAAAGTTTTTGGAGAGTTTTTATGAATCAAGGGTCTAAATACGGAGGGTGTATGCTGTACTGATTGTCAAGCTCCCTAAGGTAATTTTacaatttgtgatattgggctgtaaACATAATTGACTTGTCTTCACCTAAATAGTTTGGACATTCCTGTTGAGGCAATA
Proteins encoded in this region:
- the LOC117452693 gene encoding excitatory amino acid transporter 1-like, coding for MTQSNGENQQRTRSGLQQIRAGVQSRSLLAKKRVESITKDDLRGCFMRNAFVILTVAAVIIGTIMGFGLRPYKMSYREMKFFSFPGELLMRMLQMLVLPLLVSSLITGMAALDGRASGKMGLRAVVYYTTTTVIAVFIGIVMVLIIHPGQGSKDEFTNQQQIEQISPADAFLDLIRNMFPPNLVEACTKQFKTQYAKRIVHVKMTVNDTIFTLNGSKMTREEMIPVPVAVNGVNALGLVVFSICFGLIISNMGEQGRPLKDFFDCLNEAIMRLVAIIMWYAPIGILFLIAGKIVEMDDISSMGGQLAMYTVTVMCGLLVHALFVLPTLYFLVTRKNPFVFIGGLLQALITALGTSSSSATLPITFKCLEENNKVDKRVTRFVLPVGATINMDGTALYEALAAIFIAQVNNYNLDFGQILTISITATAASIGAAGIPQAGLVTMVIVLTSVGLPTDDISLIIAVDWFLDRLRTMTNVLGDSIGAGIVEHLSRHELQKKDPEVGNSVVEEADKKPYQLICQENEYENERPADSETKM